In one Rhodococcus sp. B50 genomic region, the following are encoded:
- the hpt gene encoding hypoxanthine phosphoribosyltransferase, giving the protein MYENDIASVLISEEQIKERTAELAQSIAERYPVGAPEGDLLLIGVLKGAIFFMTDFARALPIPTQMEFMAVSSYGSSTSSSGVVRILKDLDKDIAGRHVLIVEDIIDSGLTLSWLLKNLSTRNPASLEVVTLLRKPEAVKIDVEVKDVGFDIPDEFVVGYGLDYDERYRDLPYIGTLDPKVYSS; this is encoded by the coding sequence GTGTACGAGAACGACATAGCGTCGGTGCTGATCTCCGAGGAACAGATCAAAGAGCGGACCGCAGAACTGGCGCAGTCGATCGCCGAGCGTTACCCCGTGGGTGCGCCCGAAGGTGATCTGCTGCTCATCGGGGTGCTCAAGGGCGCCATCTTCTTCATGACCGACTTCGCGCGCGCTCTGCCGATCCCGACGCAGATGGAATTCATGGCCGTCAGCTCGTACGGGTCGTCGACGTCGTCCTCGGGTGTCGTGCGCATCCTCAAGGACCTCGACAAGGACATCGCCGGTCGCCACGTTCTCATCGTGGAGGACATCATCGACTCGGGCCTGACGCTGTCGTGGCTGCTCAAGAACCTGTCGACGCGCAACCCCGCGTCGCTCGAGGTCGTCACGCTGCTGCGTAAGCCGGAAGCCGTCAAGATCGACGTCGAGGTCAAGGACGTCGGTTTCGACATCCCGGACGAGTTCGTGGTCGGCTACGGCCTCGACTACGACGAGCGCTACCGCGACCTGCCCTACATCGGCACGTTGGATCCCAAGGTCTACAGCAGCTGA
- a CDS encoding DUF3180 domain-containing protein translates to MLKQTRIRDLLALAALAAVVAWLLVRTMYGSLPPIPVYAGASLYPVAVIEVILAFMIRSRVGKHEIGEGPGRLHPITAARAVALAKASALVGAASAGVWVGFLLYLVPQRGVVQAATDDTSGVLVGAVAGIALAAAALWLEYCCRTPEDPDEPNEPAV, encoded by the coding sequence GTGCTGAAACAGACCAGGATCCGCGATCTGCTGGCGCTGGCCGCGCTGGCGGCGGTCGTCGCGTGGTTGCTCGTCCGCACGATGTACGGCTCGCTGCCGCCCATCCCGGTCTATGCGGGAGCCTCGCTGTACCCGGTCGCGGTGATCGAGGTGATCCTGGCGTTCATGATCCGGTCGCGGGTGGGCAAGCACGAGATCGGTGAGGGGCCGGGCCGGTTGCATCCCATCACCGCGGCCCGCGCGGTCGCGCTCGCGAAGGCATCCGCGCTGGTGGGTGCCGCGAGTGCCGGGGTGTGGGTCGGGTTCCTGCTGTATCTCGTGCCGCAGCGCGGTGTGGTGCAGGCGGCCACCGACGACACGTCGGGTGTGCTCGTCGGAGCCGTCGCCGGCATCGCTCTGGCGGCCGCCGCATTATGGCTCGAATACTGTTGCCGGACACCGGAAGACCCCGACGAACCGAACGAACCGGCTGTCTGA
- the folP gene encoding dihydropteroate synthase: protein MGVLNVTSDSFSDGGRYLDRETAIARGFELRELGVDIVDVGGESTRPGAVRVDPEVEASRVAPVIAALSEVGIPTSVDTMRASVAEAAIEAGVTMINDVSGGRADADMARVVAETGIPWILMHWRPLGEFVHAGGSTHYDDVVREVRDELLTQVDIAVAAGVDSDKIVLDPGLGFVKEPDHNWQLLHRLPELTELGFPVLIGASRKRFLGSLLAAPDGTIRPPAGREVATAVVSALAATHGAWGVRVHDVQASRDALAVVRAWQRGSAEGVHA from the coding sequence ATGGGCGTACTGAACGTCACCAGCGATTCCTTCTCCGACGGCGGTCGTTATCTGGATCGCGAGACCGCGATAGCCCGTGGTTTCGAGCTGCGCGAACTCGGTGTCGACATCGTCGATGTGGGCGGCGAGTCCACCCGGCCCGGTGCGGTGCGCGTCGATCCGGAGGTCGAGGCGTCGCGCGTGGCGCCGGTGATCGCGGCCCTGTCGGAGGTGGGCATCCCCACGAGCGTCGACACGATGCGTGCCTCGGTCGCCGAAGCGGCCATCGAGGCCGGGGTGACGATGATCAACGACGTCTCGGGTGGGCGTGCCGACGCCGACATGGCCAGGGTGGTTGCCGAGACCGGGATTCCGTGGATCCTCATGCACTGGCGTCCTCTCGGCGAGTTCGTCCACGCCGGCGGCTCGACGCATTACGACGACGTCGTCCGCGAGGTCCGCGACGAGCTGCTCACGCAGGTCGACATCGCGGTGGCTGCGGGAGTCGACTCCGACAAGATCGTGCTCGATCCCGGTCTGGGATTCGTGAAGGAACCCGACCACAACTGGCAGTTGCTGCACCGTCTGCCCGAGCTCACCGAGCTGGGATTCCCGGTGCTCATCGGGGCGTCCCGGAAGCGTTTCCTCGGATCGTTGCTCGCAGCGCCCGACGGCACGATCCGGCCGCCGGCGGGCCGTGAGGTCGCCACGGCCGTCGTCTCCGCGCTCGCCGCAACCCACGGCGCGTGGGGTGTACGCGTCCACGACGTGCAGGCATCCCGCGACGCGCTCGCGGTGGTGCGTGCCTGGCAGCGCGGTAGCGCGGAGGGAGTGCACGCGTGA
- a CDS encoding zinc-dependent metalloprotease, with protein MTGKERALGDAIDWSFAAGVGVRLTRSEPAMSQYTRDAVQDELFSAAARAEGPVREHTRLDDGTAPPPARVVDRPGWVRAAAASMADLTAAPGVEPGGTRRWVGKPAGAQAGAMLAYLSSAVLGQYDPFSRSLLLVAPNVVAVERALKVPPTDFRLWVCLHEVTHRVQFAQAPWMAELMRDAAADLATAVEEPMGDVATRVVSAVKDLRVPGEKPMSERGMLGVVRALQAQSQRESFDRILALGTLLEGHADHVMDGVGPAVVPSVARIRRAFDNRRHRNSSPVHRLIRLVLGMDAKMAQYVHGKKFVDAVVAKVGMDDFNAVWSGPEALPTLTEIDHPDAWIARVLS; from the coding sequence ATGACCGGCAAGGAGCGGGCTCTCGGCGACGCGATCGACTGGTCGTTCGCGGCCGGGGTCGGCGTGCGGCTCACCCGCTCCGAACCTGCCATGTCGCAGTACACGCGCGACGCGGTGCAGGACGAACTGTTCTCGGCTGCCGCACGCGCCGAGGGGCCCGTGCGCGAGCACACGCGACTCGACGACGGGACCGCGCCGCCGCCGGCGCGGGTCGTCGACCGTCCGGGATGGGTGCGCGCGGCCGCAGCGTCCATGGCCGACCTCACCGCGGCGCCGGGCGTGGAGCCGGGCGGTACCCGGCGCTGGGTCGGCAAACCGGCGGGTGCGCAGGCAGGCGCCATGCTGGCCTACCTGTCGTCTGCGGTGCTGGGGCAATACGATCCGTTCTCCCGCTCGTTGCTGCTCGTCGCGCCCAACGTCGTCGCGGTCGAACGTGCCCTGAAGGTGCCACCCACCGATTTCCGGCTGTGGGTGTGCCTGCACGAGGTGACCCACCGCGTGCAGTTCGCGCAGGCACCGTGGATGGCGGAACTGATGCGCGATGCCGCCGCCGACCTCGCGACCGCCGTCGAGGAACCGATGGGTGACGTCGCGACCCGCGTGGTGTCGGCGGTGAAGGACCTGCGCGTTCCCGGCGAGAAGCCGATGTCGGAGCGGGGGATGCTCGGTGTGGTGCGTGCCCTGCAGGCACAGTCGCAACGCGAATCGTTCGATCGGATCCTCGCGCTGGGAACACTCCTCGAAGGGCACGCCGATCACGTGATGGACGGTGTCGGCCCGGCCGTGGTCCCGTCGGTCGCGCGGATCCGGCGGGCGTTCGACAACCGCCGGCACCGCAACAGCAGCCCCGTCCATCGCCTGATCCGGCTCGTCCTCGGCATGGACGCCAAGATGGCGCAGTACGTGCACGGCAAGAAGTTCGTCGACGCCGTCGTCGCGAAGGTCGGCATGGACGACTTCAACGCGGTGTGGTCCGGACCGGAAGCCCTGCCCACCCTGACGGAGATCGACCATCCCGACGCGTGGATCGCGCGGGTACTGAGCTGA
- the folE gene encoding GTP cyclohydrolase I FolE yields the protein MEGERVSVNHLKSDTGSDPEDVTTHELSVDAGRTFDQARAEAAVRELLIAVGEDPDREGLRDTPARVARAYREVFGGLFTDPDEVLDTTFDEGHQELVLVRDIPMYSTCEHHLVSFHGVAHVGYIPGPTGRVTGLSKLARVVDLYAKRPQVQERLTSQVADAMMRKLQPRGVIVVVEAEHLCMAMRGIRKPGASTTTSAVRGLFQTSSASRAEALDLILRR from the coding sequence GTGGAGGGCGAGCGGGTGTCGGTGAACCACCTGAAGTCGGATACGGGTTCCGACCCGGAGGATGTGACGACCCACGAGTTGAGCGTGGACGCGGGACGCACATTCGACCAGGCCCGAGCCGAAGCGGCCGTGCGCGAACTGCTGATCGCGGTAGGTGAGGACCCGGATCGTGAGGGTCTGCGCGACACTCCCGCCCGTGTGGCCCGTGCCTACCGGGAGGTGTTCGGGGGCCTGTTCACGGACCCGGACGAGGTCCTCGACACGACCTTCGACGAAGGTCATCAGGAACTCGTCCTCGTGCGCGACATCCCGATGTACTCGACGTGCGAGCACCACCTCGTGTCGTTCCACGGGGTCGCCCATGTGGGATACATCCCGGGTCCGACGGGCCGGGTGACGGGTTTGTCGAAGCTGGCGCGCGTCGTGGACCTCTACGCCAAGCGGCCGCAGGTCCAGGAGCGCCTGACCAGTCAGGTCGCCGATGCGATGATGCGCAAGCTGCAGCCGCGCGGCGTGATCGTCGTGGTCGAGGCCGAGCACCTGTGCATGGCCATGCGCGGCATCCGCAAGCCCGGCGCCAGCACCACCACGTCCGCTGTGCGCGGGTTGTTCCAGACCAGTTCGGCGTCGCGTGCCGAGGCCCTGGACCTGATTCTGCGCCGGTGA
- the ftsH gene encoding ATP-dependent zinc metalloprotease FtsH, translating into MNRKTVFRNLAIVAGILLVIYAFSYFGDDTRGFTRVDTSVAVTQLESQNVSEARIDDREQQVRLWLESGNDATEGSTEIIAKYPASASEQIFDLVSASGAQKYDTNVTQESWLTSILLFVLPMIILLGVFFFVMSRMQGGGRGGMMGFGKSKAKQLTKDMPKTTFADVAGANEAVEELYEIKDFLQNPSRYQALGAKIPKGVLLYGPPGTGKTLLARAVAGEAGVPFFTISGSDFVEMFVGVGASRVRDLFEQAKQNAPCIIFVDEIDAVGRQRGAGLGGGHDEREQTLNQLLVEMDGFGDRSGIIVMAATNRPDILDPALLRPGRFDRQIPVTNPDLAGRRAILAVHSKGKPIDPNADLGALAKRTVGMSGADLANVVNEAALLTARENGTVITEALLEESVDRVIGGPRRKSRIISEHEKKITAYHEGGHTLAAWAMPDIEPVYKVTILARGRTGGHAMTVPEDDKGLMTRSEMIARLVMAMGGRAAEELVFREPTTGASSDIDQATKIARAMVTEYGMSAKLGAVRYGQEQGDPFLGRSMGVQSDYSHEVAREIDEEVRNLIEAAHTEAWSILNEYRDALDVLARELLEHETLTRKDLDRILADVKKRPRITTFNDFGDRVPSDKPPIKTPAELAAERGEPWPPEPPSLTKPAHQHPQYPGQGEVPVAGGYQPGGQPQYQPTQPVQQANGYPSPQPQPVPASEPLPGFQPPAPYPGGPRHATRPDYGAPAGWSAPGWPPREQTPPREQTPQEPQGYGRPQEPQDPARGPGSGDNGAGDPHRGENHVGDSQPRDGYGTPEPPPTQRWEGPAGRH; encoded by the coding sequence ATGAACCGCAAGACAGTGTTCCGTAATCTGGCGATCGTCGCCGGCATTCTGCTGGTGATCTACGCCTTCAGTTACTTCGGCGACGACACGCGCGGTTTCACTCGGGTGGACACGTCCGTCGCGGTGACGCAGCTCGAATCGCAGAACGTCAGTGAAGCACGCATCGACGACCGCGAGCAGCAGGTGCGGTTGTGGCTCGAGAGCGGCAACGACGCGACCGAGGGCAGCACCGAGATCATCGCGAAGTACCCCGCGTCGGCCTCGGAGCAGATCTTCGACCTGGTCTCCGCGTCGGGAGCGCAGAAGTACGACACGAACGTCACCCAGGAGAGCTGGCTGACGTCGATCCTTCTGTTCGTCCTGCCGATGATCATCCTGCTCGGCGTGTTCTTCTTCGTGATGAGCCGCATGCAGGGCGGTGGTCGCGGCGGCATGATGGGCTTCGGCAAGTCGAAGGCCAAGCAGCTGACGAAGGACATGCCCAAGACGACCTTCGCCGATGTCGCCGGCGCGAACGAGGCCGTCGAGGAGCTCTACGAGATCAAGGACTTCCTGCAGAATCCGTCGCGCTACCAGGCGCTCGGCGCGAAGATCCCGAAGGGCGTGCTGCTCTACGGCCCTCCCGGCACCGGTAAGACCCTCCTTGCACGCGCGGTCGCCGGTGAGGCGGGCGTGCCGTTCTTCACGATCTCCGGTTCGGACTTCGTCGAGATGTTCGTCGGTGTCGGCGCCTCCCGTGTGCGCGACCTGTTCGAGCAGGCCAAGCAGAACGCTCCCTGCATCATCTTCGTCGACGAGATCGACGCCGTCGGTCGCCAGCGCGGCGCCGGTCTCGGCGGCGGTCACGACGAGCGCGAGCAGACCCTCAACCAGCTCCTCGTCGAGATGGACGGCTTCGGCGACCGCTCCGGCATCATCGTGATGGCCGCGACGAACCGCCCCGACATCCTCGACCCGGCACTGCTGCGTCCCGGTCGCTTCGACCGTCAGATCCCCGTCACCAATCCCGACCTCGCCGGTCGCCGGGCGATCCTCGCCGTGCACTCGAAGGGCAAGCCGATCGATCCCAACGCGGATCTCGGGGCGCTCGCCAAGCGCACGGTGGGCATGTCCGGTGCCGATCTCGCGAACGTCGTCAACGAGGCCGCGCTGCTCACCGCCCGCGAGAACGGCACGGTGATCACCGAGGCGCTTCTCGAGGAGTCGGTCGATCGCGTCATCGGCGGTCCCCGCCGCAAGAGCCGCATCATCAGCGAGCACGAGAAGAAGATCACGGCCTATCACGAGGGCGGCCACACCCTCGCCGCCTGGGCGATGCCCGACATCGAGCCGGTCTACAAGGTCACCATCCTCGCCCGTGGTCGCACCGGCGGTCACGCGATGACGGTGCCCGAGGACGACAAGGGCCTGATGACGCGTTCGGAGATGATCGCGCGTCTGGTCATGGCGATGGGTGGTCGCGCCGCCGAGGAACTCGTCTTCCGCGAGCCCACCACCGGTGCCTCGTCCGACATCGACCAGGCCACGAAGATCGCGCGGGCAATGGTCACCGAGTACGGCATGAGCGCGAAGCTCGGCGCCGTCCGCTACGGCCAGGAGCAGGGCGATCCCTTCCTCGGCCGCTCGATGGGCGTGCAGTCCGACTACTCGCACGAGGTGGCGCGCGAGATCGACGAGGAGGTCCGCAACCTCATCGAGGCCGCCCACACCGAAGCGTGGTCGATTCTCAACGAGTACCGCGACGCCCTCGACGTGCTGGCGCGCGAACTGCTCGAGCACGAGACGCTGACCCGCAAGGATCTCGACCGGATCCTGGCCGACGTGAAGAAGCGTCCGCGCATCACGACCTTCAACGATTTCGGGGATCGGGTCCCGTCCGACAAGCCGCCGATCAAGACACCTGCCGAACTCGCGGCCGAGCGTGGCGAGCCGTGGCCGCCGGAACCGCCGTCGCTGACGAAGCCGGCGCATCAGCATCCGCAGTATCCCGGCCAGGGTGAGGTGCCTGTTGCCGGTGGCTACCAGCCGGGCGGGCAGCCGCAGTACCAGCCGACGCAGCCCGTGCAGCAGGCGAACGGGTACCCCTCGCCGCAGCCACAGCCGGTCCCGGCTTCCGAACCGCTTCCCGGTTTCCAGCCACCGGCGCCGTATCCGGGTGGTCCGCGGCATGCGACCCGCCCCGACTACGGCGCCCCCGCCGGATGGTCGGCCCCCGGCTGGCCGCCGCGTGAGCAGACCCCGCCGCGTGAGCAGACCCCACAGGAACCTCAGGGTTACGGGCGTCCGCAGGAGCCGCAGGATCCCGCTCGGGGGCCCGGATCCGGCGACAACGGTGCGGGAGATCCGCACCGGGGTGAGAACCACGTGGGAGACTCGCAACCGCGCGATGGTTACGGCACTCCCGAGCCTCCTCCCACCCAGCGGTGGGAAGGCCCGGCCGGCCGGCACTGA
- the folK gene encoding 2-amino-4-hydroxy-6-hydroxymethyldihydropteridine diphosphokinase, with amino-acid sequence MSRAVLSIGSNVGDRLAHLRSVVDALGERLVAVSAVYSTAPWGGVEQEDFLNAVVVAKDAEFGPYDWLRFGRELEEAAERVRVQRWGPRSLDVDVVSCDSGDGEVRSDDPDLILPHPRAHQRAFVLVPWLDVEPDAVLTADGRRAGIGEWLGELDDAEREGVHRTDLSLTGPTT; translated from the coding sequence ATGAGTCGTGCCGTGCTGTCCATCGGGTCGAATGTCGGCGACCGGCTCGCGCACCTGCGGTCGGTCGTCGACGCGCTGGGTGAGCGCCTCGTCGCCGTCTCGGCGGTGTACTCGACGGCGCCGTGGGGTGGTGTCGAGCAGGAGGACTTCCTCAACGCGGTCGTCGTCGCGAAGGACGCCGAGTTCGGTCCGTACGACTGGCTGCGGTTCGGCCGCGAACTCGAAGAAGCCGCCGAACGCGTGCGGGTGCAGCGTTGGGGGCCGCGCAGCCTCGACGTCGACGTCGTGAGCTGCGACAGCGGCGACGGCGAGGTGCGCAGCGACGATCCGGATCTGATCCTGCCCCACCCGCGCGCGCACCAGCGGGCGTTCGTGCTCGTCCCGTGGCTCGACGTCGAGCCCGACGCCGTGCTCACCGCCGACGGCCGACGGGCGGGCATCGGCGAGTGGCTGGGCGAACTCGACGACGCCGAACGAGAGGGCGTGCATCGCACCGATCTGTCGCTGACCGGGCCGACGACCTAG
- the tilS gene encoding tRNA lysidine(34) synthetase TilS, giving the protein MDRAGTELIVASPSADRPLLPETPAIHEVRLAVRAWLGAHPAGEVTVALSGGADSAALTAAAVAEAGAVHAVVVDHRLQPGSEAVAARAAEFARVRGCATVAVAAVDVTGGGGLEAAARAARYRALDEHRDDRPVLLGHTLDDQAETVLLGLGRGSGLRSIRGMASYEHPWGRPLLGVRRDTTRRACEELGYHPYEDPHNADDRFTRVRLRREVLPLLEDVLGGGVAEALARTAGQLQDDGHALDVWAAELLAAARRDDDLLDTAVLAAVPAAVRRRAVRSWLIDHTVTPNETMLRAVDDLVVAWRGQGPVAVGRGPGPGTRLVVSRRRGTLAVEYVDRAKIRTTGSRR; this is encoded by the coding sequence GTGGATCGCGCGGGTACTGAGCTGATCGTGGCATCACCGTCGGCCGATCGTCCGCTGCTGCCCGAGACCCCGGCGATCCACGAAGTGCGACTCGCCGTGCGGGCCTGGCTGGGCGCGCACCCGGCCGGCGAGGTGACCGTCGCGCTGTCGGGTGGAGCCGATTCCGCCGCCCTGACCGCCGCCGCCGTGGCGGAAGCGGGCGCGGTGCACGCCGTCGTCGTCGACCATCGTCTCCAGCCGGGCTCCGAGGCCGTCGCCGCGCGTGCCGCGGAGTTCGCCCGGGTCCGCGGCTGCGCCACCGTCGCGGTGGCCGCGGTGGACGTCACCGGCGGGGGAGGGCTCGAGGCCGCCGCGCGTGCCGCCCGCTACCGGGCACTCGACGAGCACCGCGACGACCGACCGGTGCTGCTCGGGCACACTCTCGACGATCAGGCCGAGACGGTGCTGCTCGGCCTCGGACGCGGGTCGGGACTGCGCTCGATCCGGGGCATGGCGTCCTACGAGCACCCGTGGGGCCGACCGCTGCTCGGCGTGCGCCGCGACACGACGCGGCGGGCGTGCGAGGAACTCGGCTACCACCCGTACGAGGATCCGCACAACGCCGACGACCGGTTCACGCGGGTGCGACTGCGCCGCGAGGTCCTGCCGCTGCTCGAGGACGTGCTCGGTGGGGGCGTCGCCGAAGCTCTCGCCCGCACGGCCGGGCAACTGCAGGACGACGGCCACGCCCTCGATGTCTGGGCGGCGGAACTGCTCGCGGCGGCGCGCCGCGACGACGATCTGCTCGACACGGCTGTGCTCGCCGCGGTTCCTGCCGCAGTACGGCGCCGCGCCGTCCGGTCGTGGCTGATCGATCACACCGTCACGCCGAACGAGACGATGCTGCGGGCGGTCGACGACCTGGTAGTGGCGTGGCGCGGGCAGGGGCCGGTCGCGGTCGGGCGGGGACCGGGGCCGGGGACGAGGTTGGTGGTGTCGCGTCGGCGTGGCACCCTTGCCGTGGAGTACGTCGACCGGGCGAAGATCCGGACGACCGGCAGCAGAAGGTAG
- the dacB gene encoding D-alanyl-D-alanine carboxypeptidase/D-alanyl-D-alanine endopeptidase, translating to MKILFGIWGAGFLALVVGGTFAIYDVRASAGAVVLPAPAPVVATPAVAAVSPDAPIPDRGLLASALDQAVNNPGLGDFTGSISDATTGTVLWSKDSDRALIPASTTKILTAAAAMLVLPSDHRITTRVVEGSKPGEIVLIAGGDPTLSALPPGEESFYPGGPRIADLVEQIRRGGATVETVLVDTSLYSGAPLAPGWFPQDVGDGYVAPIEPVMLDGGRLRPLEDESPRSATPALDAGRALATALGADPARVVPGSASPGAAPMASVQSAPLTVRLGQMLRRSDNVLAETIGREVAVATGNEHSFEGTTKAVTGTLQQAGLDVAGVTLRDVSGLSVENRIPARTLDRVISEAAGPNRTELRPMLDYLPVAGATGTLADRYGTTTRAGAGWVRAKTGTLSEVNGLAGYVVDSDGRVLSFALLSNGRSPGEARPALDAVASVLRECGCR from the coding sequence ATGAAGATCCTCTTCGGGATCTGGGGAGCGGGTTTCCTCGCTCTGGTCGTCGGCGGCACCTTCGCGATCTACGACGTGCGGGCGTCCGCCGGCGCGGTCGTGCTCCCCGCACCGGCACCGGTCGTCGCGACCCCTGCAGTCGCCGCGGTCTCGCCCGACGCTCCGATCCCCGATCGGGGTCTGCTGGCGTCGGCTCTCGACCAAGCCGTGAACAATCCCGGACTCGGTGATTTCACCGGGTCGATCAGCGACGCCACGACCGGCACGGTGCTGTGGTCGAAGGATTCCGATCGCGCTCTGATCCCGGCCTCGACGACGAAGATCCTCACCGCCGCGGCCGCAATGCTCGTGCTGCCGTCCGATCATCGGATCACCACGCGCGTCGTCGAGGGTTCGAAGCCGGGGGAGATCGTCCTGATCGCCGGGGGCGACCCCACGCTGTCGGCATTGCCGCCCGGCGAGGAGAGCTTCTATCCGGGTGGTCCCCGCATCGCCGACCTCGTCGAACAGATCCGCCGCGGCGGCGCGACCGTCGAAACGGTCCTCGTCGACACGAGCCTGTACAGCGGGGCTCCGCTCGCACCGGGCTGGTTCCCCCAAGACGTCGGCGATGGCTACGTCGCGCCCATCGAACCGGTGATGCTCGACGGCGGCCGGTTGCGTCCGCTCGAGGACGAATCTCCTCGCAGTGCTACGCCCGCATTGGACGCCGGTCGTGCACTGGCGACGGCGCTCGGTGCCGACCCCGCGCGAGTCGTACCCGGATCCGCCTCGCCTGGTGCGGCGCCCATGGCATCGGTCCAGTCGGCGCCGCTCACCGTGCGACTCGGCCAGATGCTGCGCCGATCCGACAACGTCCTCGCAGAGACCATCGGACGGGAGGTCGCTGTCGCGACCGGCAACGAGCACTCGTTCGAGGGCACCACGAAGGCTGTGACCGGTACCCTGCAACAAGCGGGTCTGGACGTCGCCGGGGTGACGTTGCGCGACGTCAGCGGGCTCTCGGTCGAGAACCGGATCCCCGCTCGTACGCTCGATCGCGTGATCTCCGAGGCGGCCGGACCGAACAGGACGGAGCTGCGGCCCATGCTCGACTATCTTCCCGTCGCCGGAGCGACCGGCACACTCGCCGACCGCTACGGCACCACGACGCGTGCCGGAGCCGGATGGGTGCGGGCGAAGACCGGCACGCTGAGCGAGGTCAACGGACTCGCCGGATACGTCGTCGACTCCGATGGGCGTGTGCTGTCGTTCGCTCTGCTCTCCAACGGCAGGTCTCCGGGTGAGGCCCGGCCCGCCCTCGACGCCGTGGCGTCGGTGCTTCGCGAGTGCGGCTGCCGATGA
- a CDS encoding DUF6779 domain-containing protein, whose product MASSARADRNRRPWRSTGSMIVAGLLALAMIASLLLVFSESVQLLRVAVVVALWAATIGAIAMNKYRRESALDRAKADDLKTVYELQLQREIAARREYELTVEEKVRADLKLDAGEVAALRTELATLRRTLEMLFDGRLPDDVVALEGQAEKLRELSEAARVSAPRPSGPAFASPDDEPVTAETESVEAGLRDAVKTSGKAPEKGDADEPAAGKQDDGSVSEKSASEKAGTEEQREQQRPAGRRKDTTAQKSTAQEDPAAQDDGTADTADDDDDSDDESSGRRSRRRRGDGAHGEGRTVAEILASLSSER is encoded by the coding sequence ATGGCTTCCTCGGCGCGAGCAGACAGAAATCGTCGTCCGTGGCGCAGCACCGGCTCGATGATCGTGGCCGGTCTGCTCGCTCTGGCGATGATCGCCTCGTTGCTGTTGGTCTTCAGTGAGAGCGTGCAGTTGCTGCGCGTCGCGGTGGTCGTCGCTCTCTGGGCCGCCACCATCGGAGCCATCGCGATGAACAAGTACCGCCGGGAATCGGCGCTCGACCGAGCGAAGGCCGACGACCTGAAGACGGTGTACGAGCTGCAGTTGCAGCGAGAGATCGCGGCGCGGCGCGAGTACGAGCTGACCGTCGAGGAGAAAGTCCGAGCCGATCTGAAACTCGACGCCGGCGAGGTGGCGGCCCTGCGCACCGAGCTGGCCACCCTGCGTCGCACGCTCGAGATGTTGTTCGACGGCCGATTGCCCGACGACGTCGTCGCCCTCGAAGGTCAGGCGGAGAAGTTGCGCGAACTGAGCGAGGCCGCGCGGGTGTCCGCGCCGCGTCCGTCCGGGCCTGCTTTCGCGTCTCCCGACGACGAGCCGGTGACCGCGGAGACCGAATCGGTCGAGGCGGGCCTGCGCGATGCTGTGAAGACGTCCGGGAAGGCGCCGGAGAAGGGTGACGCCGACGAGCCGGCGGCCGGGAAACAGGATGACGGTTCGGTGAGCGAGAAATCTGCGAGCGAGAAAGCGGGCACCGAGGAACAGCGCGAGCAGCAGAGGCCGGCCGGCCGGCGGAAGGACACCACCGCGCAGAAGAGCACCGCTCAGGAAGACCCCGCCGCGCAGGACGACGGAACAGCGGACACGGCCGACGATGACGACGACTCCGACGACGAATCGTCAGGACGTCGCTCCCGACGCCGCCGGGGCGACGGCGCCCACGGTGAGGGCCGGACGGTCGCGGAAATCCTCGCGTCGTTGTCGAGCGAACGCTGA
- the folB gene encoding dihydroneopterin aldolase, giving the protein MTDRIELRGLTVRGNHGVFDHEKRDGQDFVVDIVAWLDLAPAAASDDLTDTLHYGELAERAAAIIAGPGRDLIETVAGEIADEVLTDPRVTRVEVTLHKPSAPIPLTFGDVAVVLERSRGDAAGSAS; this is encoded by the coding sequence GTGACGGACCGCATCGAACTACGGGGACTGACCGTCCGCGGCAATCACGGCGTCTTCGATCACGAGAAGCGGGACGGCCAGGACTTCGTCGTCGATATCGTCGCGTGGCTCGATCTCGCGCCGGCCGCGGCGTCCGACGATCTCACCGACACGTTGCACTACGGCGAACTCGCCGAGCGTGCCGCGGCGATCATCGCGGGTCCGGGACGCGATCTCATCGAGACGGTCGCGGGCGAGATCGCCGACGAGGTCCTCACCGACCCGCGTGTCACCCGGGTCGAGGTCACGCTCCACAAGCCGTCGGCGCCGATCCCGCTGACCTTCGGCGATGTCGCCGTCGTGCTCGAGCGCTCCCGAGGTGACGCGGCCGGGAGCGCGTCATGA